From the genome of Yersinia enterocolitica, one region includes:
- a CDS encoding DNA polymerase III subunit gamma/tau (catalyzes the DNA-template-directed extension of the 3'-end of a DNA strand; the tau chain serves as a scaffold to help in the dimerizaton of the alpha,epsilon and theta core complex; the gamma chain seems to interact with the delta and delta' subunits to transfer the beta subunit on the DNA): MSYQVLARKWRPQTFADVVGQEHVLTALANGLSLGRIHHAYLFSGTRGVGKTSIARLLAKGLNCETGITATPCGTCANCLEIEQGRFVDLIEIDAASRTKVEDTRELLDNVQYAPARGRFKVYLIDEVHMLSRHSFNALLKTLEEPPAHVKFLLATTDPQKLPVTILSRCLQFHLKVIDVEVIRGQLEKILLAEQISSDARALQLLARAADGSMRDALSLTDQAVAMGDGHVTTATVSQMLGTLDDEQPLAIIEALVSADGARVMAQVEQAASRGVDWENLLVETLSLLHRIAMVQLLPSMLDNHYATVEPRLRELARTLPPADIQLYYQILLVGRKELAYAPDRRMGVEMTLLRALAFHPKAIIAEPQSVSVSAPAAIGGNNAPQHSPNTQQPASTHSGPPQDAPPLGLAAEVSTQLPDSTAQLLQARTQLLRQSGTTTPKKNEPAAPGKARPATSALERLASVTERSQQRLAAKSTEEKKPAKKEAYRWTAQNQSEVVAEPVTTPKALRSALEHEKTPELSAKLAEDAMVRDPWAAEIDKLHVPKLVQQLALNAFKEEIEPGNICLHLRSSQRHLNSPTAQKALADALSELHGNAVTLSVIEDDNPAERTPLEWRQAIYEEKLAQARQSIIADNNIQTLRRFFDAELDEESIRPV; this comes from the coding sequence ATGAGCTATCAGGTCCTTGCCCGTAAGTGGCGCCCCCAAACGTTCGCAGACGTCGTTGGTCAGGAGCATGTCCTGACGGCGCTGGCTAATGGCCTTTCATTAGGGCGAATTCATCACGCCTATCTATTCTCCGGCACCCGTGGCGTTGGCAAGACGTCGATTGCACGGCTATTAGCCAAAGGTCTTAACTGCGAAACCGGCATTACAGCGACGCCTTGCGGTACCTGTGCTAACTGCCTGGAGATCGAGCAAGGCCGTTTTGTTGACCTGATCGAGATAGATGCCGCCTCGCGCACGAAGGTAGAAGATACCCGAGAACTGCTGGATAACGTTCAATATGCTCCAGCCCGTGGCCGCTTCAAAGTGTACTTAATTGATGAAGTGCATATGCTGTCGCGCCACAGTTTCAATGCGCTACTAAAAACACTTGAAGAGCCGCCAGCCCATGTGAAATTCTTGCTGGCGACTACGGACCCTCAGAAACTGCCGGTGACCATCCTTTCCCGCTGTTTGCAATTCCATCTCAAAGTGATTGATGTTGAGGTTATCCGTGGGCAGCTTGAAAAAATATTATTGGCAGAGCAAATCAGTAGTGATGCGCGTGCATTGCAATTATTGGCACGGGCGGCCGATGGCAGTATGCGAGATGCGCTTAGTCTGACAGATCAGGCCGTTGCGATGGGCGATGGGCATGTGACGACAGCTACAGTCAGTCAAATGCTGGGAACGCTGGATGACGAGCAACCCTTGGCGATTATCGAGGCGCTGGTCAGTGCCGATGGTGCGCGGGTGATGGCTCAGGTAGAACAAGCGGCATCACGTGGTGTCGATTGGGAAAACTTATTGGTCGAAACCCTAAGTTTGCTGCACCGCATTGCGATGGTGCAACTGCTGCCATCAATGTTGGATAATCACTATGCGACGGTTGAGCCTCGGTTACGCGAACTGGCCCGCACATTGCCACCTGCTGATATTCAGTTATATTATCAAATTCTGTTAGTGGGCCGCAAAGAGCTGGCTTATGCGCCGGATCGCCGCATGGGGGTTGAAATGACCTTATTGCGAGCGTTAGCTTTTCATCCTAAAGCGATAATTGCCGAACCGCAGAGTGTATCTGTCAGTGCGCCAGCAGCGATTGGGGGTAACAATGCACCGCAGCACTCCCCAAATACGCAACAGCCCGCATCTACTCACTCAGGGCCACCGCAAGATGCACCACCGCTAGGGCTTGCCGCTGAAGTGAGTACTCAGCTCCCAGATTCTACTGCGCAGCTCCTTCAGGCACGGACCCAGTTGTTGCGACAATCCGGGACAACCACACCAAAAAAGAATGAGCCGGCAGCGCCAGGAAAAGCGCGGCCGGCAACCTCGGCACTGGAGCGTCTAGCTTCGGTGACTGAGCGCAGCCAGCAGCGTCTGGCCGCTAAATCAACCGAAGAAAAGAAACCGGCGAAGAAAGAAGCTTATCGCTGGACCGCGCAAAATCAGTCTGAGGTCGTAGCTGAGCCAGTTACCACGCCTAAGGCGTTGCGCTCTGCGTTAGAGCATGAAAAAACACCGGAGCTTTCTGCCAAATTGGCTGAAGACGCCATGGTGCGGGATCCTTGGGCGGCAGAGATAGATAAGCTACATGTTCCGAAATTGGTACAGCAGCTTGCGTTGAATGCATTTAAAGAAGAAATAGAACCGGGTAATATTTGTCTTCACCTGCGTTCTAGCCAGCGGCATTTAAATTCGCCCACGGCACAAAAGGCGCTGGCTGATGCATTGAGTGAATTACACGGTAATGCTGTCACACTTAGCGTTATCGAAGATGACAACCCGGCGGAGCGTACTCCGCTGGAATGGCGGCAGGCCATTTATGAAGAAAAGCTGGCACAAGCACGCCAGTCGATTATTGCGGATAATAATATTCAGACACTGCGTCGTTTCTTCGATGCAGAATTGGATGAAGAGAGTATCCGGCCGGTTTAA
- a CDS encoding adenine phosphoribosyltransferase, whose product MTATAPNTAQQLQYIKDSIKTIPDYPKAGILFRDVTSLLEDPLAYAASIELLVERYLGKGVTKVVGTEARGFLFGAPVALSLGVGFVPVRKPGKLPRETISESYELEYGTDKLEIHTDSIKPGDNVLVIDDLLATGGTIEATVKLIRRLGGVVTDAAFVIDLPELGGEARLTQQGITCYSLVSFSGH is encoded by the coding sequence ATGACCGCTACTGCACCTAATACAGCACAACAGCTTCAATATATTAAAGACAGTATCAAAACCATCCCCGATTATCCAAAAGCGGGAATACTGTTTCGTGATGTGACCAGCTTGCTAGAAGATCCATTAGCCTATGCCGCTAGCATCGAATTGCTGGTAGAGCGCTATCTGGGTAAAGGCGTGACTAAAGTAGTGGGTACTGAAGCTCGCGGCTTTCTGTTTGGTGCTCCGGTCGCCCTGTCGCTGGGTGTCGGTTTTGTTCCGGTGCGTAAACCCGGTAAATTGCCGCGGGAAACTATCAGCGAAAGCTATGAGTTGGAGTATGGCACGGACAAACTTGAGATCCACACCGATAGCATTAAACCGGGCGATAATGTCTTAGTGATTGACGATTTGCTGGCTACCGGCGGCACAATCGAGGCAACGGTTAAGCTCATCCGTCGGCTGGGTGGCGTCGTGACTGACGCTGCATTTGTGATTGATTTGCCTGAATTGGGTGGCGAAGCGCGCCTGACTCAGCAAGGGATCACTTGCTATAGTTTGGTCTCGTTCAGCGGGCATTGA
- a CDS encoding VOC family protein, protein MGYIAIVVDDYDKAIEFYTEKLGFFLREDEAQPGKRWVSVSPTEDSECRLLLARASNDHQTAFIGNQCGGRVFLFLETDNFWRDYELMKSKGVTFCEEPRKEKYGMVVVFEDIYGNRWDLYQK, encoded by the coding sequence ATGGGCTATATTGCTATCGTCGTTGATGATTACGATAAAGCGATTGAATTTTATACCGAAAAGTTAGGTTTTTTTCTGCGAGAAGATGAGGCACAACCAGGGAAACGTTGGGTGTCGGTTTCGCCGACAGAAGACAGTGAGTGTCGTTTATTGCTAGCTCGGGCATCCAATGACCATCAAACTGCGTTTATTGGTAATCAATGTGGTGGTCGAGTATTCCTTTTTCTTGAGACAGATAACTTCTGGCGTGATTATGAGTTGATGAAATCAAAAGGAGTGACATTCTGCGAAGAACCTCGCAAAGAGAAATATGGCATGGTGGTTGTATTCGAAGATATTTACGGTAATCGCTGGGATCTTTACCAAAAATAG
- a CDS encoding nucleoid-associated protein, YbaB/EbfC family: MFGKGGIGNLMKQAQQMQEKMQQMQEEVAKLEVTGESGAGLVKVTINGAHNCRRVEIDPSLLVEEDKEMLEDLIAAALNDAARRIDETQKEKMASVSSGMQLPPGFKMPF; the protein is encoded by the coding sequence ATGTTTGGTAAAGGCGGTATTGGCAATTTAATGAAACAAGCCCAGCAGATGCAGGAAAAAATGCAGCAGATGCAGGAAGAAGTCGCCAAATTGGAAGTTACCGGTGAATCTGGCGCGGGCTTGGTAAAAGTAACCATCAATGGGGCGCATAACTGCCGCCGGGTTGAAATTGACCCAAGCCTATTGGTTGAAGAAGATAAAGAAATGCTGGAAGATTTGATTGCTGCGGCATTGAACGATGCAGCGCGTCGTATCGATGAAACGCAAAAAGAGAAAATGGCTTCGGTCTCCAGTGGTATGCAATTACCACCAGGCTTTAAGATGCCGTTCTGA
- a CDS encoding adenylate kinase, whose translation MRIILLGAPGAGKGTQAQFIMEKYGIPQISTGDMLRAAVKAGSELGLKAKEIMDAGKLVTDELVIALVKERITQDDCRDGFLLDGFPRTIPQADAMKEAGIKVDYVLEFAVPDELIVERIVGRRVHAASGRVYHIKFNPPKVEDKDDVTGDELTIRKDDQEATVRKRLIEYHQQTAPLVSYYRKEADAGNTQYFKLDGTRKVAEVSAELATILG comes from the coding sequence ATGCGTATCATTCTGCTGGGCGCTCCGGGCGCTGGTAAGGGTACTCAGGCTCAATTCATCATGGAGAAATACGGTATTCCGCAAATCTCTACTGGTGATATGTTGCGCGCCGCTGTAAAAGCAGGTTCTGAGTTAGGTCTGAAAGCGAAAGAAATAATGGATGCCGGCAAACTGGTTACTGATGAGCTGGTTATCGCATTGGTTAAAGAGCGTATCACCCAGGACGATTGCCGTGATGGTTTCCTGTTAGACGGGTTCCCACGTACTATTCCTCAGGCTGATGCCATGAAAGAAGCCGGTATCAAGGTTGATTATGTGCTGGAGTTTGCTGTACCAGACGAGTTGATTGTTGAACGCATCGTCGGGCGTCGAGTACATGCTGCTTCAGGCCGTGTTTACCACATTAAATTCAACCCACCTAAAGTTGAAGATAAAGATGATGTGACAGGTGATGAACTTACTATTCGTAAAGACGATCAGGAAGCCACTGTTCGCAAACGTCTGATCGAATATCATCAACAAACCGCACCACTCGTTTCTTACTATCGTAAAGAAGCTGATGCAGGCAATACGCAATATTTTAAGCTGGACGGAACCCGTAAAGTAGCAGAAGTCAGTGCAGAACTGGCGACTATTCTCGGTTAA
- a CDS encoding recombination protein RecR, with protein sequence MQTSPLLESLMEALRCLPGVGPKSAQRMAFQLLQRDRSGGMRLAQSLTRAMSEIGHCADCRTFTEQDRCTICSNPRRQQNGQLCVVESPADIHAIEQTGQFGGRYFVLMGHLSPMDGIGPGDIGLDLLEKRLETETITEVILATNPTVEGDATANYIGQMCGQYGVLASRIAHGVPVGGELEMVDGTTLSHSLAGRNPIKY encoded by the coding sequence ATGCAAACCAGTCCACTCCTTGAGTCATTAATGGAGGCGTTGCGCTGCCTGCCGGGCGTTGGCCCGAAATCAGCGCAACGTATGGCATTCCAACTGCTACAGCGTGATCGTAGTGGTGGAATGCGGCTGGCGCAGTCATTGACCCGTGCGATGTCCGAAATCGGTCACTGTGCTGATTGCCGGACATTTACCGAGCAAGACCGTTGCACTATCTGCTCCAACCCACGCCGGCAGCAGAATGGCCAACTCTGTGTGGTCGAAAGCCCGGCAGATATCCATGCTATTGAACAAACCGGCCAGTTTGGTGGGCGTTACTTTGTGTTGATGGGGCATTTATCTCCCATGGATGGCATTGGCCCTGGCGATATTGGTTTGGATTTGCTGGAAAAACGGCTTGAAACTGAAACTATCACTGAAGTCATTTTGGCAACTAATCCGACCGTAGAAGGGGATGCCACTGCCAACTATATCGGCCAGATGTGTGGTCAGTATGGCGTATTAGCCAGCCGTATCGCTCATGGCGTACCAGTAGGCGGCGAACTGGAAATGGTTGATGGTACGACATTATCGCACTCACTGGCTGGGCGTAATCCTATTAAGTATTGA
- a CDS encoding molecular chaperone HtpG, giving the protein MSMKGQETRGFQSEIKQLLHLMIHSLYSNKEIFLRELISNASDAADKLRFRALSNPELFEGDGELRVRLSFDKEKRTLTLSDNGIGMSRDEVIDNLGTIAKSGTKAFLESIGSDQAKDSQLIGQFGVGFYSAFIVADKVTVRTRAAGAPADAGVFWESAGEGDYTIADITKEERGTEITLHLREGEDEYLDDWRLRSVISKYSDHIALPVEIQSKNEEDGTVTWEKINKAQALWTRGKAEITDDEYKAFYKHIAHDFTDPMSWSHNRVEGKQEYTSLLYIPAQAPWDMWNRDHKHGLKLYVQRVFIMDDAEQFMPNYLRFVRGLIDSNDLPLNVSREILQDSRITQNLRSALTKRVLQMLEKLAKDDAEKYQQFWQQFGMALKEGPAEDGSNKETIAKLLRFASTHTDSSAQTVSLEDYVSRMTEGQEKIYYITADSYAAAKNSPHLELFRKKGIEVLLLSDRIDEWMMSYLTEFDGKVFQSVSKADDSLNKLADEERPDQQEADKALEPFVERVKTLLGERVKDVRLTHRLTDTPAIVTTDADEMSTQMAKLFAAAGQQAPEVKYIFELNPEHSLVKRAADVTDDAQFAEWVELLLDQSLLAERGTLDDPNQFIRRMNQLLTA; this is encoded by the coding sequence ATGAGTATGAAAGGTCAAGAAACCCGTGGATTCCAGTCTGAAATAAAACAACTCCTCCATTTGATGATTCACTCGCTTTATTCCAATAAAGAAATTTTCTTGCGCGAGTTGATCTCTAATGCCTCTGATGCGGCAGACAAACTGCGTTTCCGCGCGCTGTCTAATCCTGAATTATTTGAGGGCGACGGTGAGCTGAGAGTGCGTTTATCTTTTGATAAAGAAAAGCGTACTTTGACTCTAAGTGATAACGGCATCGGTATGAGCCGTGACGAAGTTATTGATAATCTTGGTACCATCGCGAAGTCAGGGACCAAAGCATTCCTTGAGTCTATTGGTTCAGATCAAGCCAAAGATAGCCAATTAATCGGCCAGTTTGGTGTCGGTTTCTACTCCGCATTTATTGTGGCAGATAAAGTCACCGTCCGTACCCGTGCAGCCGGTGCGCCTGCTGATGCTGGCGTATTCTGGGAATCGGCAGGCGAGGGTGACTACACCATCGCGGATATCACCAAAGAAGAGCGTGGTACAGAGATAACCCTGCATCTGCGTGAAGGTGAAGACGAGTATTTGGATGATTGGCGCTTGCGCTCAGTCATCAGTAAATATTCAGACCATATTGCTTTGCCAGTTGAAATTCAAAGCAAAAATGAAGAAGACGGCACGGTCACCTGGGAGAAAATCAATAAAGCTCAGGCATTATGGACGCGCGGCAAAGCAGAGATTACTGACGACGAATATAAAGCATTCTATAAACATATCGCGCATGATTTCACCGACCCGATGAGTTGGAGCCATAACCGCGTCGAAGGTAAGCAGGAGTATACCAGCTTGCTGTATATCCCAGCTCAGGCCCCGTGGGATATGTGGAATCGCGACCATAAGCATGGTTTGAAACTTTACGTGCAGCGCGTGTTCATTATGGATGATGCTGAGCAGTTCATGCCGAATTACCTGCGTTTTGTTCGTGGTTTAATAGATTCTAATGATCTACCGCTGAACGTCTCGCGTGAGATTCTGCAAGACAGCCGCATTACTCAGAATCTACGTAGTGCGCTGACTAAACGTGTGCTGCAAATGCTGGAAAAACTGGCTAAAGATGATGCTGAGAAATATCAGCAGTTCTGGCAGCAGTTCGGTATGGCGCTTAAGGAAGGCCCAGCGGAAGACGGTAGCAATAAAGAAACTATTGCCAAGTTACTACGCTTTGCTTCAACCCATACCGACAGCTCAGCGCAGACAGTGTCTTTGGAAGATTATGTCAGCCGTATGACTGAAGGGCAGGAGAAGATTTATTACATCACTGCTGACAGCTATGCTGCGGCGAAGAACAGCCCTCATCTGGAACTGTTCCGCAAAAAAGGCATTGAAGTATTGCTGTTATCTGATCGCATCGATGAATGGATGATGAGCTACCTGACCGAGTTTGACGGTAAAGTTTTCCAGTCAGTCAGCAAAGCAGATGACTCACTGAATAAGCTGGCAGATGAAGAGCGTCCAGATCAGCAAGAGGCCGATAAAGCGCTGGAGCCATTCGTTGAGCGGGTTAAAACCCTGCTGGGCGAACGCGTGAAAGATGTCCGCCTGACGCATCGTTTGACGGATACGCCAGCGATAGTGACGACTGATGCCGATGAAATGAGTACGCAGATGGCGAAATTGTTTGCTGCTGCGGGCCAACAGGCACCAGAAGTGAAGTATATCTTTGAATTAAATCCTGAACATAGCTTGGTTAAACGCGCTGCTGATGTGACTGACGATGCTCAGTTTGCTGAATGGGTAGAGTTATTACTGGATCAATCGCTGTTAGCTGAACGGGGAACATTAGATGATCCTAACCAGTTTATCCGCAGAATGAATCAGTTATTAACGGCTTAA
- a CDS encoding prephenate dehydrogenase, giving the protein MSTEKLLQVLESQIEALSAQVGPQANTPSQQARFDLNLFGNHGNRFRDYLQEIRKNMVQLKQVVADNRTQQVAFLAEKLVAQISALQRELATQKLRKSNPEPRDNKLDPYHKLAEHQDYERRILAMIQDRESQLGKQSLLSEQQKIQKELAALEGRLMRCRQALIRIERSIEKKENGF; this is encoded by the coding sequence ATGAGTACGGAAAAATTATTGCAGGTGCTTGAAAGCCAAATTGAAGCGCTGTCAGCGCAAGTTGGCCCTCAGGCAAACACCCCCTCTCAGCAAGCCCGTTTTGATCTAAACCTGTTTGGTAATCATGGCAACCGTTTCCGCGATTATCTTCAGGAAATACGTAAAAATATGGTCCAACTAAAGCAGGTGGTTGCTGATAATCGCACACAACAGGTTGCTTTTCTCGCTGAAAAACTGGTTGCCCAGATTTCTGCATTGCAAAGAGAATTGGCTACACAAAAATTAAGAAAATCCAATCCTGAACCTCGGGATAATAAATTGGACCCTTACCATAAGCTGGCTGAACATCAAGATTATGAACGGCGAATATTGGCCATGATTCAGGATAGAGAGAGCCAACTTGGTAAGCAAAGTTTGTTATCTGAGCAGCAGAAAATACAGAAAGAGCTAGCGGCACTCGAGGGGCGCCTAATGCGCTGCCGGCAGGCGTTGATAAGAATAGAACGCAGTATTGAGAAAAAAGAGAACGGTTTTTGA
- a CDS encoding DUF2496 domain-containing protein, which produces MSVEKAPPELQLAVDLIYLLECNEIAPETALAALAIVQLDYQRKLRRQNSD; this is translated from the coding sequence ATGTCAGTTGAAAAAGCTCCACCAGAACTGCAACTGGCAGTAGATCTTATCTATCTGCTGGAATGCAATGAGATAGCGCCCGAGACAGCACTGGCGGCGTTAGCGATCGTGCAACTTGATTATCAGCGTAAGCTCCGCCGTCAAAACTCAGATTGA
- a CDS encoding DUF454 domain-containing protein, with protein MSRWFLITLGWLAVILATLGVVLPLLPTTPFLLLAAWCFARSSPRFHHWLLYRSWFGSYIRTWQQHRALPVGTKWKAILVTILTFAVSLWLVKIWWVRGILLIMLILLLTFMWRMPVIDLSQQKRR; from the coding sequence ATGTCTCGTTGGTTTTTGATAACCTTGGGTTGGCTGGCGGTGATATTGGCAACGTTAGGTGTCGTGCTTCCTCTGTTACCCACCACACCGTTTTTGCTGTTGGCCGCTTGGTGTTTTGCACGATCCTCCCCGCGATTTCATCACTGGTTGCTCTACCGTTCATGGTTTGGTAGCTATATACGTACCTGGCAACAACATCGAGCATTGCCTGTGGGCACTAAATGGAAGGCAATACTGGTTACCATACTTACATTTGCTGTTTCACTTTGGTTGGTGAAAATCTGGTGGGTGAGAGGCATATTACTTATTATGTTAATCCTACTGTTGACCTTTATGTGGCGAATGCCAGTTATTGACCTATCGCAACAAAAACGGCGCTGA
- a CDS encoding N-acetyltransferase, with amino-acid sequence MIRIISVRSHPEYKDQSIRYFQNKWATEETKMLYQDCISLCIAAKNPLPQWYLMEMNNEIIGCAGLITNDFISRMDLYPWLCALYIEEQHRGYAYGELLIKHIAKETKQLGFDTLHLCTDHIGFYEKYGFTFTGLGYHPWGGSSRIYSLPL; translated from the coding sequence ATGATAAGAATCATCTCGGTGAGAAGTCACCCTGAGTATAAAGATCAATCTATCCGCTATTTTCAGAATAAGTGGGCCACGGAAGAGACTAAAATGCTTTATCAGGATTGCATCAGTCTTTGTATTGCAGCTAAAAATCCTTTACCTCAATGGTATTTGATGGAAATGAATAATGAAATTATTGGTTGCGCTGGATTAATCACCAATGATTTTATTAGCCGTATGGATCTGTACCCTTGGTTATGTGCGCTTTATATTGAAGAGCAACACCGAGGGTATGCTTATGGTGAATTACTGATCAAGCATATTGCTAAAGAAACCAAACAATTAGGTTTTGATACACTACATTTATGTACTGACCATATCGGGTTCTACGAAAAGTATGGTTTTACTTTTACTGGATTGGGTTATCACCCATGGGGCGGGTCTTCACGTATTTATTCGCTGCCACTCTAA